One part of the Chryseobacterium mulctrae genome encodes these proteins:
- a CDS encoding META domain-containing protein has product MKNILSFLFAFFILNLVVNCSAVKLNNQHYQREWMMVSFDGFTKEQLVKNKAEINLTEPVKDGKIRGTAMMGCNGMFFTLEFKSKSKVKISGLGSTLMACQDMEIEDKFTKVFEKMIHYEINGHFLTLYDDKGTQMKFVAADWD; this is encoded by the coding sequence ATGAAAAACATTTTATCATTTCTTTTTGCCTTTTTTATTCTAAATTTAGTTGTAAACTGTTCTGCTGTAAAGTTGAATAATCAGCACTACCAAAGAGAATGGATGATGGTTTCGTTTGATGGTTTCACCAAAGAACAGCTTGTGAAAAATAAAGCAGAAATCAACCTTACCGAACCTGTCAAAGATGGGAAAATAAGAGGAACTGCCATGATGGGCTGCAACGGAATGTTTTTTACCTTAGAATTTAAATCTAAAAGCAAAGTAAAAATTTCCGGATTGGGAAGTACATTGATGGCTTGTCAGGATATGGAAATCGAAGATAAGTTTACAAAAGTTTTTGAAAAAATGATCCATTATGAAATTAATGGTCATTTTCTTACCCTTTATGATGATAAAGGGACTCAGATGAAATTTGTTGCAGCAGACTGGGATTAA